One Aquamicrobium sp. genomic region harbors:
- a CDS encoding glycosyltransferase produces the protein MKVLHVYKTYLPEDNTGVPTVIHTLAEGLADDGVESHVMAVYDDARAVPAHLGRHYLHPMRSSLHLASSSFSLQAAREFGRLVAPFDLVTYHFPWPFGDLLYFLHGRRKPSVVVYHSDIVRQRRLLHAYKPLMNAFLKRADAIVATSPNYARTSEALLRYRDKVRVIPLALGERVPPSPARIEAWRRRVGSGFFLFVGSARYYKGLPFLIEAAARTGLPVVVAGASAPSAFEGAAVPAHVRLVGAVSDEDKECLIELCRAVVLPSHLRSEAFGVVLLEAARAGRPMVTCEIGTGTTYANLDGETGLAVPPADPARLGEAMLALARDEALAARMGANARARFMALFREETMCAAYLDLYREVLHRRDGI, from the coding sequence ATGAAAGTGCTGCACGTCTACAAGACCTACCTGCCCGAGGACAATACGGGCGTGCCGACCGTCATCCACACCCTCGCCGAGGGGCTCGCCGACGACGGCGTCGAAAGCCATGTGATGGCGGTCTACGACGATGCGCGGGCCGTCCCGGCGCATCTCGGCCGCCATTATCTCCACCCGATGCGGTCGAGCCTTCACCTGGCGTCGAGCAGCTTTTCGCTTCAGGCGGCGCGCGAATTCGGCCGGCTGGTCGCGCCGTTCGACCTCGTCACCTACCATTTCCCGTGGCCGTTCGGCGACCTGCTCTATTTCCTGCATGGCCGGCGAAAGCCCTCGGTGGTCGTCTACCATTCCGATATCGTCCGGCAGCGCCGCCTGCTCCATGCCTACAAGCCGCTGATGAACGCGTTCCTCAAGCGCGCCGACGCCATCGTCGCCACCTCGCCCAACTATGCGCGGACCAGCGAGGCGCTGCTTCGCTACCGGGACAAGGTGCGCGTCATCCCGCTCGCCCTTGGCGAGCGCGTGCCGCCCTCGCCGGCGCGCATCGAGGCGTGGCGGCGGCGGGTCGGCTCCGGCTTCTTCCTGTTCGTCGGCTCGGCGCGCTACTACAAGGGGCTGCCGTTCCTCATCGAGGCGGCGGCGCGGACCGGCCTTCCGGTGGTCGTCGCCGGCGCGTCGGCCCCTTCGGCGTTCGAGGGCGCAGCGGTACCGGCGCATGTGCGCCTCGTCGGCGCGGTGTCGGACGAGGACAAGGAATGCCTGATCGAGCTTTGCCGCGCCGTCGTCCTGCCGTCCCACCTGCGCTCGGAAGCGTTCGGGGTGGTGCTGCTCGAGGCGGCAAGGGCGGGCCGGCCGATGGTCACCTGCGAGATCGGCACCGGGACGACCTATGCCAATCTCGACGGCGAGACCGGGCTTGCCGTGCCGCCGGCCGATCCGGCGCGCCTCGGCGAGGCGATGCTGGCGCTGGCGCGCGACGAGGCGCTGGCGGCCCGGATGGGCGCGAACGCCCGCGCCCGCTTCATGGCGCTGTTTCGCGAGGAAACCATGTGCGCCGCCTATCTCGACCTCTATCGCGAGGTGCTGCACCGGCGCGACGGTATCTGA
- a CDS encoding mannose-1-phosphate guanylyltransferase/mannose-6-phosphate isomerase: MAFMPVIISGGAGSRLWPLSRDTCPKPFVEMPEGGTLIGQAYSRAARLEGVERIVTVTNRDFLFLTADAYQAAAAPAVGNTFLLEPVGRDTAAAVALAALHVAGAHGGETVLLVSPADHLIRDEAAFAGAVRRAVELAQQGRIVTFGIEPDRPETGFGYIEVEGEKALRFVEKPDAETAAAYLAGGRHRWNSGMFCFRADAMLRAMEIHCPEVLAGARQALDAAEAGTFRQHETVEVALEPMQQTPAISIDYAVMEKADNIACVSVDCGWSDIGSWSAVVDLVAPDETGNRTMGDVILEETKNSFVRADSRLVGLVGVSDLLVVDTPDALLIAHKDKAQNVKQVYNRLKAAKHEAARFHRTVHRPWGTYTVLEEGDRFKIKRIEVKPGGCLSLQAHHHRSEHWVVVYGTAKVTNEDKVTLLSTNQSTYIPSGHRHRLENPGVLPLILIEVQSGDYLGEDDIIRFDDVYGRS, encoded by the coding sequence ATGGCCTTCATGCCTGTCATCATCAGCGGCGGCGCCGGATCGCGGCTTTGGCCGCTGTCCCGCGACACCTGCCCCAAGCCTTTCGTCGAGATGCCGGAAGGCGGCACCCTGATCGGGCAGGCCTATTCCCGCGCGGCGCGGCTGGAAGGCGTCGAGCGCATCGTCACCGTGACCAACCGCGACTTCCTGTTCCTGACGGCCGACGCCTATCAGGCCGCGGCCGCGCCGGCCGTCGGCAACACGTTCCTTCTGGAGCCCGTCGGGCGCGACACGGCGGCGGCCGTGGCGCTGGCGGCGCTGCATGTGGCCGGGGCCCATGGCGGCGAGACGGTGCTGCTCGTCTCGCCCGCCGATCACCTGATCCGCGACGAGGCCGCCTTCGCCGGGGCCGTGCGCCGCGCCGTCGAGCTCGCGCAGCAGGGGCGCATCGTCACCTTCGGCATCGAGCCCGACCGGCCGGAAACCGGGTTCGGCTATATCGAGGTCGAGGGCGAGAAGGCGCTGCGCTTCGTCGAGAAGCCCGACGCCGAGACCGCCGCCGCCTATCTCGCGGGCGGCCGCCACCGCTGGAACTCGGGCATGTTCTGCTTCCGCGCCGACGCGATGCTGCGCGCCATGGAGATCCATTGCCCCGAGGTGCTCGCCGGCGCCCGGCAGGCGCTCGACGCGGCCGAGGCGGGCACGTTCCGCCAGCATGAGACCGTCGAGGTCGCGCTGGAGCCGATGCAGCAGACGCCCGCGATCTCCATCGACTACGCGGTGATGGAGAAGGCCGACAACATCGCCTGCGTCAGCGTCGATTGCGGCTGGTCGGACATCGGCTCGTGGTCGGCGGTCGTCGATCTCGTCGCGCCCGACGAAACCGGCAACCGCACGATGGGCGACGTCATCCTCGAGGAGACGAAGAACAGCTTCGTGCGCGCCGACAGCCGGCTCGTCGGCCTCGTCGGCGTCTCCGACCTTCTCGTCGTCGACACGCCCGACGCGCTGCTGATCGCCCACAAGGACAAGGCGCAGAACGTCAAGCAGGTCTACAACCGCCTGAAGGCGGCGAAGCACGAGGCCGCCCGCTTCCACCGCACGGTGCATCGCCCGTGGGGCACCTATACGGTGCTGGAGGAAGGCGACCGCTTCAAGATCAAGCGCATCGAGGTCAAGCCCGGCGGCTGCCTCAGCCTCCAGGCGCATCATCACCGGTCGGAGCACTGGGTGGTGGTGTACGGGACCGCCAAGGTCACCAACGAGGACAAGGTGACGCTGCTGTCGACCAACCAGTCGACCTACATCCCGAGCGGCCACCGGCACCGGCTCGAGAATCCCGGCGTGCTGCCGCTGATCCTGATCGAGGTGCAGAGCGGCGACTATCTCGGCGAGGACGACATCATCCGCTTCGACGACGTCTACGGCAGGTCGTGA
- a CDS encoding glycosyltransferase produces MSDGAAGYPHAAAKAKQPASGSGPHGAGIAVFHDHFSIRGGGERLVLTMAQALGADLIHGYATPATYEPAMFPEGTVDLGLPSALRRGGVRAVALGVLFARQRRRAGAYSTRIFSGVAAPLAAPERSRAGRNIFYCHTPPRFLFDQREHFLGQLGGAARLAAGPVLARFERAYLAAVGRMDVILTNSQNTRRRIRDYLGRDSEVVYPPCPTASFAWKGQDDYYLSSARLSGLKRVDVIVEAFLRLPDKRLLVASGGEERERLERMAAGAPNIEFLGWSDEVRLRELIGRAVATIYVPREEDFGMSPVESMAAGKPVIGVAEGGLTETIIDGETGILLDRTFGAGDLAEAVRALTPGRAAAMRAACEARAALFTEERFIDSMKRHVEAARAALADRAR; encoded by the coding sequence ATGAGCGACGGCGCTGCCGGATATCCCCACGCTGCGGCCAAGGCGAAGCAACCGGCCTCCGGCTCCGGCCCCCATGGCGCGGGGATCGCGGTGTTCCACGATCACTTCTCCATCCGCGGCGGCGGGGAGCGCCTCGTGCTGACGATGGCGCAGGCGCTGGGCGCCGATCTCATCCACGGCTACGCCACGCCCGCCACCTACGAGCCGGCGATGTTTCCCGAGGGAACGGTCGATCTCGGCCTGCCCAGCGCCCTGCGCCGCGGCGGCGTGCGCGCCGTCGCGCTCGGCGTCCTGTTCGCCCGCCAGCGCAGGCGCGCCGGCGCCTATTCAACGCGCATCTTCAGCGGCGTCGCTGCGCCGCTCGCCGCGCCGGAGCGCTCGCGCGCGGGCCGCAACATCTTCTACTGCCACACGCCGCCGCGCTTCCTCTTCGATCAGCGCGAGCATTTCCTCGGGCAGCTCGGCGGCGCGGCGCGGCTGGCCGCCGGCCCGGTCCTCGCCCGGTTCGAGCGCGCCTATCTCGCCGCCGTCGGGCGCATGGACGTGATCCTCACCAACTCGCAGAACACGCGCCGGCGCATCAGGGACTATCTCGGGCGCGACAGCGAGGTGGTCTATCCGCCCTGCCCAACGGCAAGCTTCGCCTGGAAGGGCCAGGACGACTACTACCTCTCCAGCGCCCGGCTTTCGGGGCTGAAGCGGGTCGACGTCATCGTCGAGGCGTTCCTGCGTCTTCCCGACAAGCGCCTGCTGGTCGCGTCGGGCGGCGAGGAGCGGGAAAGGCTGGAGCGGATGGCGGCCGGCGCGCCCAACATCGAATTCCTCGGCTGGAGCGACGAGGTGCGGCTGCGGGAGCTGATCGGCCGCGCGGTCGCCACCATCTACGTGCCGCGCGAGGAGGATTTCGGCATGTCGCCGGTGGAATCGATGGCGGCGGGCAAGCCGGTCATCGGCGTCGCCGAGGGCGGGCTGACGGAGACGATCATCGACGGCGAGACCGGCATCCTGCTCGACAGGACCTTCGGCGCGGGCGACCTGGCCGAGGCCGTGCGCGCCCTGACGCCGGGCCGCGCCGCGGCGATGCGCGCCGCCTGCGAGGCGCGCGCCGCCCTGTTCACCGAAGAACGCTTCATCGACAGCATGAAGCGGCATGTCGAGGCGGCGAGGGCGGCCCTGGCGGACCGGGCGCGATAG
- a CDS encoding DUF2793 domain-containing protein — MNETPRLALADIMPQQAQKHVTHNEALDRLDMLVQASVKSHLLALPPAGPDEGDCHIVAEGAGGAWAGHDRAIARFAGGGWTFAAPDDGWIAYSQAAGVPLVFAGGAWEPLAAGLPGSVATLGVNASADAVNRLAVASDAVLFTHEGTDQRLKLNKAAPAHTASLVFQTGFSGRAEFGLAGDDDWHLKVSPDGAAWHEALVASRATGALTAPRTFTAASFAAAGAPSAAWTLDAVPGRVTLASGATLAFPIGSGLIVVNDHNASGATALFLAGGNSVVLVAQSTGSTFVAGTPGAGQVGVFHNPPTTSYAMKNNLPGAGVFGIVLFKTRNFT; from the coding sequence ATGAACGAGACACCCAGGCTGGCCCTTGCCGACATCATGCCGCAGCAGGCGCAAAAGCACGTCACCCATAACGAAGCGCTCGACCGGCTCGACATGCTGGTCCAGGCCTCGGTGAAGAGCCATCTCTTGGCGCTGCCCCCGGCCGGGCCGGACGAGGGTGACTGCCACATCGTCGCCGAAGGCGCGGGCGGGGCGTGGGCCGGCCATGACCGCGCCATCGCCCGCTTCGCCGGCGGCGGCTGGACCTTCGCCGCGCCGGACGACGGCTGGATCGCCTATTCGCAAGCAGCGGGCGTGCCGCTCGTCTTCGCCGGCGGCGCTTGGGAGCCGCTGGCGGCGGGCCTGCCCGGAAGCGTCGCCACGCTCGGCGTCAACGCCTCCGCCGACGCCGTAAACCGGCTGGCGGTCGCCTCGGACGCGGTGCTGTTCACGCATGAGGGCACCGACCAGCGGCTGAAGCTCAACAAGGCCGCGCCCGCGCACACCGCCTCGCTGGTCTTCCAGACCGGGTTTTCCGGCCGGGCCGAGTTCGGGCTCGCCGGCGATGACGACTGGCACCTGAAGGTCAGCCCCGACGGCGCGGCCTGGCACGAGGCGCTGGTGGCCTCCCGCGCCACCGGCGCCCTGACCGCGCCGAGGACCTTCACCGCCGCGAGCTTCGCCGCCGCCGGCGCGCCCTCGGCCGCGTGGACGCTCGACGCCGTGCCGGGTCGGGTGACGCTCGCCTCCGGCGCGACCCTCGCCTTCCCGATCGGCTCGGGCCTGATCGTCGTCAACGACCACAACGCCTCCGGCGCGACCGCCCTGTTCCTCGCCGGCGGCAACAGCGTCGTCCTTGTGGCGCAGAGCACAGGCTCCACCTTCGTGGCCGGCACCCCCGGCGCCGGACAAGTCGGCGTCTTCCACAACCCGCCGACGACAAGCTACGCGATGAAGAACAATCTGCCGGGAGCGGGGGTATTTGGGATCGTGCTGTTCAAGACGCGCAATTTTACATAA
- the gmd gene encoding GDP-mannose 4,6-dehydratase, producing the protein MKKIALITGVTGQDGAYLSQFLLGKGYEVHGLLRRSASADVIDARLKWLGIQDKIHLHDGNLTDLSGLIRVIKEVQPAEIYNLAAQSFVKSSWQQPLLTGQVTGIGAANMLEATRIVAPEARFYQASSSEMYGLIQEPVQSETTPFYPRSPYAAAKLYAHWMTVNYRESFGLHASSGILFNHESPLRGIEFVTRKITDGVARIKLGLAETLSLGNLDAQRDWGHARDYVQAMWLMLQQDEADDYVIATGRTTPVRDFCRMAFEHVGLNLEDHVRVDERFLRPAEVDILLGNPGKAKDKLGWSPETSLESLVSEMVEADLRRLSHHEHL; encoded by the coding sequence ATGAAGAAGATCGCACTGATAACGGGCGTTACGGGTCAGGATGGCGCGTATCTATCACAGTTTCTGCTCGGCAAGGGCTATGAAGTCCATGGTTTGCTCCGGCGTAGCGCATCGGCCGACGTTATTGATGCGAGGCTCAAATGGCTCGGCATCCAGGACAAGATTCATCTGCACGACGGCAATCTGACCGATCTCTCGGGCCTCATCCGGGTGATCAAGGAAGTCCAGCCCGCCGAAATCTATAATCTTGCTGCCCAGTCCTTCGTTAAATCGTCATGGCAGCAGCCTCTGCTCACCGGTCAGGTCACGGGCATCGGCGCGGCCAACATGCTGGAGGCGACCCGCATCGTGGCGCCCGAGGCCCGTTTCTATCAGGCCTCGTCTTCGGAGATGTACGGCCTGATCCAAGAGCCGGTGCAGTCGGAGACAACTCCCTTTTATCCGCGTTCGCCATACGCTGCTGCCAAACTCTACGCCCATTGGATGACGGTGAACTATCGCGAGAGCTTTGGTCTGCACGCCTCCAGCGGAATCCTGTTCAATCACGAGTCTCCGTTGCGGGGCATCGAGTTCGTCACACGCAAGATTACCGACGGCGTGGCACGCATTAAGCTCGGTCTTGCCGAGACGCTCTCGCTCGGCAATCTCGATGCGCAGCGCGATTGGGGACATGCGCGCGACTACGTCCAGGCTATGTGGCTGATGCTCCAGCAAGACGAGGCCGATGACTATGTGATCGCCACCGGCAGAACCACCCCGGTGCGCGACTTTTGCAGGATGGCGTTCGAGCATGTAGGCCTGAATCTCGAAGACCATGTCAGAGTGGACGAACGGTTCTTGCGGCCCGCAGAAGTCGATATCCTCCTGGGTAATCCCGGAAAGGCCAAGGACAAGCTGGGCTGGTCACCGGAAACTTCTCTCGAATCGCTGGTCTCCGAGATGGTAGAGGCCGATCTGCGGCGCCTTTCCCACCACGAGCATCTCTGA
- a CDS encoding GDP-mannose 4,6-dehydratase gives MRILLTGGTGFVGSHVVRALHRQFGAGLDLIITTKNVTDHGEAGATDILALDVTDREAIFNAIARWQPTHVLHLAGIAAPGLASADPELTWRVHVGGALNVAEAILAKATGCFLVHVGSGLIYGESARNGTLLNENALLAPLDDYGVTKAAADLAIGALTRKGLRSVRLRPFNHTGPGQTEDFVVPAFAMQIAGIEKGLVEPVLRVGNLDAERDFLDVRDVAEAYVLAISRADRIEPGTIFNIASGTPYRIGYILDALLALSVVDIRVEQDPARMRPSDIPKIVGDASKARECLGWTPRHNFDQTLRDVLDDARLRVARR, from the coding sequence ATGCGTATCCTGCTCACCGGCGGAACCGGCTTCGTGGGCTCGCACGTTGTGCGAGCCCTGCACAGGCAATTCGGTGCCGGTCTCGATCTGATCATCACGACCAAAAATGTCACCGATCATGGAGAGGCAGGAGCGACAGATATTCTGGCGCTCGATGTCACTGACAGGGAGGCCATTTTCAACGCTATCGCACGCTGGCAACCCACCCATGTACTCCATCTTGCCGGGATCGCCGCACCCGGCCTCGCAAGCGCCGATCCCGAGCTGACTTGGCGGGTGCACGTGGGTGGGGCGCTCAATGTTGCCGAGGCCATTCTGGCCAAGGCGACCGGGTGCTTTCTGGTGCATGTGGGTTCAGGGCTGATTTATGGTGAGAGTGCGCGGAACGGGACGCTGTTAAACGAAAACGCGCTACTCGCTCCGCTCGACGATTACGGCGTGACGAAAGCTGCAGCAGATCTTGCGATCGGCGCGTTGACGCGCAAGGGCCTGAGGTCGGTCCGGCTGCGGCCTTTCAACCATACCGGGCCGGGACAGACCGAGGATTTCGTTGTGCCGGCCTTCGCGATGCAGATCGCGGGGATTGAGAAGGGGCTCGTTGAACCTGTCCTCCGTGTTGGCAATCTGGATGCAGAGCGCGATTTTCTCGACGTGCGGGATGTAGCGGAGGCCTATGTATTGGCGATCTCCCGGGCCGACAGGATCGAACCAGGCACAATCTTCAATATTGCGTCGGGTACGCCATATCGCATAGGGTATATTCTCGACGCGTTGCTGGCGTTGAGCGTAGTCGACATACGTGTGGAACAGGATCCGGCCCGTATGCGTCCGAGCGATATCCCCAAAATCGTCGGCGATGCCAGCAAGGCACGGGAATGTCTCGGATGGACGCCCCGCCATAACTTCGACCAAACCTTGCGCGATGTTCTCGACGACGCCCGTCTGCGCGTGGCCCGGCGGTGA
- a CDS encoding ABC transporter permease — MLAALWRYRYFVMASVYGEMKGRFARSRLGLLWSILHPLAQAAIFAIILAEVLGTRLAGVEDRAAYPIYLLSGMAAWTLFNEILSRCLTVFIEYAPTLKKIAFPRICLPVIVWGGALLNHVLLLLAIAVVFLFFGHFPGTAWLSLLIGIVLISLFAFGLGLTLGIFNVFVRDIGQVMAVVLQLWFWLTPIVYPIEIVPDHLRWIINLNPMVALVGIYQDAMLLNRWPDFMPLLIPAALSIGFAAAAFAVFRRASPELVDAL, encoded by the coding sequence ATGCTGGCTGCGCTCTGGCGATATCGATATTTCGTTATGGCTTCCGTTTATGGAGAGATGAAGGGGCGCTTCGCGCGCTCGCGTCTCGGCCTATTGTGGTCCATCCTTCATCCCCTTGCTCAAGCCGCCATCTTCGCGATTATCCTGGCCGAAGTTCTCGGAACGCGCTTGGCTGGCGTTGAAGACAGAGCCGCATATCCCATCTACCTGCTGTCAGGCATGGCTGCCTGGACCCTTTTTAATGAGATACTGAGCCGTTGCCTTACAGTATTCATCGAATACGCCCCAACACTCAAAAAGATTGCCTTTCCGAGGATATGCCTGCCGGTGATCGTCTGGGGTGGCGCATTGCTCAATCACGTCCTGCTGCTGCTGGCCATCGCAGTTGTGTTCCTCTTTTTCGGGCATTTTCCTGGGACCGCATGGCTGTCGCTGCTGATTGGTATTGTCCTGATTTCACTTTTTGCTTTTGGCCTGGGCTTGACGCTTGGCATATTCAACGTGTTCGTACGGGACATCGGGCAGGTAATGGCCGTGGTTCTCCAGCTCTGGTTCTGGCTGACACCTATCGTCTATCCCATCGAGATCGTTCCCGATCATCTGCGCTGGATAATCAATCTGAATCCCATGGTCGCTCTGGTGGGCATTTATCAGGACGCTATGCTGCTTAACCGCTGGCCGGACTTTATGCCGCTTCTCATACCTGCGGCGCTGTCGATTGGATTTGCGGCCGCAGCGTTCGCGGTGTTCAGACGCGCAAGTCCGGAACTCGTGGATGCGCTATGA
- a CDS encoding ABC transporter ATP-binding protein, with protein sequence MNSPVLDVRGVGKRYATYASNFARFASWFGAPIRPISETWVLRDVGFVLGSGEALALIGQNGAGKSTLLKLITGTIRPSAGSIGICGRINAILELGLGFNPEMSGRQNIYQAGGLMGLSQDELSRLMPAIEEFAELSHYFDEPLRVYSSGMQARLAFALATAKRPELLIVDEVLSVGDSYFQHKSFDRIRQFKQEGTSILFVTHTMGDVRALCDRVILLDQGKVLKDGAPDEVVDFYNALIAQKENSKLTVEQRRNKDGWNYTRSGSFSVSAVKLDLLDAKSGQPVTAARIGQKLLLHLIAKADEDIPRLVLGYMLRDRTGHVVWGTNTWHTKQIVEDVKAGETVSYQLFFTCALGEGSYAVTPALTGSDNHADSNYEWQDNALVFDVVNVDRPYSAGTTALDFRFSVERIGA encoded by the coding sequence ATGAATAGTCCTGTTCTTGATGTGCGTGGAGTTGGGAAACGCTACGCCACCTATGCGTCCAATTTTGCCCGGTTTGCGTCGTGGTTTGGTGCGCCAATACGCCCGATCAGCGAAACCTGGGTCTTGCGCGATGTCGGCTTCGTGCTGGGATCGGGCGAAGCGCTAGCGCTCATCGGCCAGAATGGCGCAGGCAAGAGCACACTCCTCAAGCTTATAACCGGGACAATCAGGCCATCGGCGGGCAGCATCGGGATTTGTGGCCGCATCAACGCGATTCTGGAATTGGGGCTGGGCTTTAATCCGGAAATGAGCGGCCGCCAGAATATCTATCAGGCAGGAGGGTTGATGGGCCTCTCCCAAGACGAACTTTCGCGCCTGATGCCTGCGATTGAGGAATTTGCCGAACTCAGCCACTATTTCGATGAGCCTTTGCGTGTTTATTCGTCGGGCATGCAGGCGCGACTCGCCTTCGCGCTGGCAACGGCCAAACGGCCGGAGTTGCTGATCGTAGACGAGGTGCTTTCGGTTGGTGACAGCTATTTCCAGCACAAGAGCTTCGACCGTATTCGGCAGTTCAAGCAGGAAGGGACTTCGATCCTTTTCGTAACCCACACCATGGGTGATGTCCGCGCCTTGTGTGATAGAGTCATTCTCTTGGACCAGGGAAAGGTACTCAAGGACGGCGCGCCGGACGAAGTGGTCGATTTTTACAACGCGCTGATCGCCCAGAAGGAGAACTCCAAACTGACGGTCGAGCAGCGCCGGAACAAGGATGGTTGGAATTATACCCGCTCGGGCAGTTTCTCGGTATCAGCGGTAAAACTGGACCTTCTCGACGCGAAGAGCGGCCAGCCTGTCACCGCTGCTCGAATCGGACAGAAACTGTTGCTGCACCTCATCGCAAAGGCTGACGAGGACATTCCCCGTCTGGTCCTCGGCTATATGCTGCGTGACCGAACCGGACATGTCGTCTGGGGTACCAATACGTGGCACACAAAGCAGATCGTGGAAGACGTCAAGGCTGGCGAGACCGTCAGCTATCAGTTGTTCTTCACTTGTGCTCTGGGGGAGGGTTCCTATGCCGTTACCCCGGCGCTGACCGGTTCTGATAACCATGCTGACAGCAATTACGAGTGGCAGGACAACGCCCTTGTATTCGACGTCGTGAATGTGGATCGCCCGTACTCTGCCGGAACGACGGCGCTCGATTTCCGGTTCTCTGTGGAAAGAATCGGCGCATGA
- a CDS encoding FkbM family methyltransferase, translating to MNALERSIMTIGCQDCAGITKVAEAGRTIETPAGAVQIMHNGIKVRAGGYHGDWMAQVIRALQGHHEPQEELVFHHMLKYVRHNSLIVELGAFWAYYTLWYLHEIPGASAICVEPDPANLSVGRQNAALNELESRIEFHQAWVGGQYLDHLEMPCESTGAVQGLPCLDFEAILRLAGDRVIEVLHMDVQGQELPFAKTMQAAADGTVRFVVMSTHHSSISGSTTTHTDCLAILNQVGATILAQHDVQQSYSGDGLIVASFFREDAGIRLPHMSLNDARSSLFPTR from the coding sequence ATGAACGCACTGGAGCGGTCCATCATGACCATTGGGTGCCAAGATTGCGCTGGCATCACAAAGGTTGCCGAAGCCGGGCGGACAATCGAAACGCCCGCCGGTGCTGTGCAGATCATGCACAACGGAATCAAGGTAAGAGCAGGCGGCTATCACGGCGATTGGATGGCGCAGGTCATCCGTGCCCTGCAGGGGCATCACGAACCGCAGGAAGAACTCGTCTTCCATCATATGCTCAAATATGTCCGGCACAATTCTCTTATCGTCGAGCTTGGTGCCTTCTGGGCCTACTATACACTATGGTATCTGCATGAAATTCCGGGTGCGTCGGCGATATGTGTGGAGCCCGATCCGGCGAATCTCTCGGTAGGGCGTCAAAACGCCGCCCTGAACGAACTTGAAAGCCGGATCGAATTTCATCAGGCTTGGGTGGGCGGCCAGTATCTGGACCATCTTGAAATGCCGTGCGAATCGACCGGGGCAGTCCAAGGACTGCCCTGCCTGGACTTCGAAGCGATACTGCGGCTTGCCGGTGATCGCGTCATAGAAGTTTTGCATATGGACGTGCAGGGTCAGGAATTGCCGTTCGCCAAGACCATGCAGGCAGCTGCTGACGGCACTGTCCGGTTCGTCGTCATGTCGACCCATCACAGCAGTATTTCCGGCTCCACGACAACTCACACCGATTGTCTCGCGATATTGAACCAGGTGGGAGCGACCATACTGGCGCAGCACGATGTTCAGCAGTCTTACAGCGGGGACGGCCTGATCGTTGCAAGCTTCTTCCGCGAGGATGCGGGGATCAGGCTTCCCCATATGTCGTTGAATGACGCCCGCTCCTCTCTTTTCCCTACGCGATGA